In Bacteroidales bacterium, the sequence AAAGGGTTTCGGCAAATTTATTTGTTGCTGTGAGATTGAAATCATCAATGTCGCCTACAGGAACTTTCTGATCATCAAGAGTGCTTCCTTTGTCGGCATCGTCCGATGCAATATCGGTGACCGAAACAAAGGCAAACCCATGAACATCACCATTTCCCCATGAATCACCTTGTAATAAGCTATTGTAGGTTCCTGTGACCAGTTTCTGAGCTAAATCGGGGTCGGATGAAGTGGTTGCTCCTCCCTGAATTGGTACATCTAGAAAAGATTCTGAACATGATATTAGCACAATTGCTATCAGAAAAAGTGAAATATAGAGTGTTTTCATAATTCTATCGATTTAAGGTTAAAAATTAAGATTTATCCCTAAGGCAATTGTCCGTGTAGTAGGGTAGGTACTCAATTCAATACCTGAATCTAAAGGACTTCCGGGTAATTCGGAGGTAAAGCCAGAATATTTTTTGAGTGTCAACAAATTCTGTGATGTCACATAAACTCGTAGACTACTAATATTTAATTTCTTTAGGAAAGGATCTGGAAAAGTGTAGCCAACTGTTAGGTTATTTATTCTATAGAAATCTCCTGATTCCACGAAGTAATCGGAAGCTAATAGGTTACCTGTGTTTGCGCCCGGTTGTGTTTGACTTGGATTTTGACTTCCATTCCAGCGGTTATAAACCAGAGCCGATTCAATGTTATCTTTTCCGTTTATTCTAATAGCTCGTTTTCCATTATACACCTTGTTCCCTACATTTCCGTAAATATCCATACTGAAGTCCCATTTCCTGTAATAAACATTGATATTTACTCCGAAATATGCTTTGGGTTGATAGGAGCCAGCAAAATCACGGTCTTTGTCATCAATTTTACCATCATCATTCTTATCCCAATATTTAAATCCACCAGGCTTTGCTGTAGGCTGAATAATTGTACCATCGCTACTTTTATAATTTAAAATTTCAGGATCGTCCTGGAAAACACCAAGAACCTTAAGAACATAGAAACTTCCAATTGCATGGCTATTATCCGTTAAGGTGGTAAATCCTTGAGCTGCGCCAATATTACCTCCCCAAATAGGTTCGCCTCCATTTAATCCCACAACTTTGTTTTTGTTCAGTGTTACATTGGCTCCAATGCTGTATGATAGGTTTTTGTTCACATTGCTTTTCCATTTCAACATCACTTCAACACCTGTATTTTGTATGGATGTTGCATTGGTTAAGATCTGATGGTCGGCATCGCCAACGGTAGATGGAATGTTTACATTAATTAGGGCATTATCTACCTTTTTATTGTAGTAATTCAATTCGCCACTTAGTTTATTTTCTAACATTCCAAATTCGAGGGCAAAGTCATACTCTGCTGTGCTTTCCCATTTAATGTTAGGATCCTTTATTTGATTTATTTGACTCCCATTCGAAGCACCCGATGAGATACCACTGAAAGGATATGCTAGGTTAGGTATAACAGTATTAGTATACGCATCGGTTGAGATTTGATCGTTTCCAACTACACCCCAACTTGCACGTACTCGAAGCACGTCAAATAGGTGTTGAGATTTCATAAAACCCTCTTTATTGATATTCCATGCTAGGCCAACTGAAGGGAATGTACCCCATCTATTTTTCTTAGGAAAACGGGAACTTCCATCACGCCTTAAAGTTGCAGTCAGCATATAGCGGTCGTTATAACTATAATTCAGACGACTCATGTATGAATTCCTTGTCCAAATATCTCCTTTACCATCATTCTGGGAACTATTGGCAAGTCCATTGTACAAATACCAAAGGTCAGAATCTGCCGGAACATCTTTTCTACTTCCGCTAAGCCAAGTTTCCTGAAATTTTTCAGCAGTTGTTCCAACCATCAACTTGAAATCGTGTTTTCCAAATTTTTCCGAAAAAGTGAAGTAATTATCCCAAACCCATTTAAAATTTTGAACATTTTTATTTGATAGATAGCTAACGGAATTCAGCTGATTCCCACCAGCAACATCGAAAGTACTTTCATCGTTAAGAAACTTGTAATCATATAATCTTGCTTGTCGGAATAATATATCTGTACCGATACTTGAGTGGTAACTTAGGAATGAAAAGGGATTTATATCTAGATACCCAGCCGCTTGAATACGATTCGCTGCCACTCTAACTCTATTGTTCTCAATATCAAGCAATGGATTACCTACTTGACCATTAAAAGCAGAAACGTTGCCGTATTTATCTCCTACTTTAGGAGATATTATGGGAGCAGCCCGATAGGCATCGTTAAAAGCTGACCCAATATTTCCATTTTCATTAATATCCAAATTATTGAACCCATTCTCATTAATGGCATTAGCATAGGATGTTTGAAATCCTGTTTTAATGTACTTCGAGATGTTGAAATCGATATTAGAACGTAGAGTTATTCGTTTGAAGTTATTCTTAAAGACAATTCCCTGATCGTTTAGGTAGCTAGTGCTGAAAAAGTACATTGCTTTTTCGGAGCCACCTGAAATAGAAATATTTTGACTCTGTTCGAAGGCATTTCGTAGAATGGTTTTGTACCAGTTAGTGTTAGCCGTTGGACCTGAAATTGCAATTCCAGTAGCTGCTTGATAATAGTTTTTATATTCGGAGGCATTAGCCATTTTTACAAGATTTGAAGCCTGCCTTATACCTATGTTAGAATTATAATTGATATTCAGCTTGCCCCCGCTACTGCTTCCTTTCTTAGTTGTAATTATTATAACGCCATTTGCCCCCCTTGAGCCATAGATTGCCGAAGAGGAGGCATCCTTTAATATGTTCATATCCACAATATCCGAGGAGTTAACGTTGGTAATATCATCGGTAAGAACTCCATCAACAACGTAGAGTACATGGGTGCCTCCCAGCATTGTTCCCGTTCCCCTTATTCTCATTTGAGGCGTTGATCCTGGGCTTCCTGAGCTAATGATCTGAACACCTGATACTTTTCCCTGCATAGCCTGTGTTGCAGTTAGTACAGGTTGTTTTGATAATTCTGTTCCTTTAAGTTGTATAGTTGCCCCGGTAATATCGCTTTTCTTTTGTACTCCATATCCTATTACAACCAACTCATCAATTGCAGTATTTTTGGACTTAAGTGTTACATTTAATACAGTTTGATTTCCAATTTCGACTTCCTGATCCTCGTACCCTATAAATGAGAAAACAAGAACCTTTTCTTCAAGTTTTAATTCAAGGGAGTAAAAACCATCGAAATTTGTAACGGTTCCATGATTGGTACCTTTAACAATAACATTTACCCCTG encodes:
- a CDS encoding TonB-dependent receptor, whose protein sequence is MHIQSLIRKIFKYLLTALLLISLPTIGLSQQIIKGTVKASDNGESLPGVNVIVKGTNHGTVTNFDGFYSLELKLEEKVLVFSFIGYEDQEVEIGNQTVLNVTLKSKNTAIDELVVIGYGVQKKSDITGATIQLKGTELSKQPVLTATQAMQGKVSGVQIISSGSPGSTPQMRIRGTGTMLGGTHVLYVVDGVLTDDITNVNSSDIVDMNILKDASSSAIYGSRGANGVIIITTKKGSSSGGKLNINYNSNIGIRQASNLVKMANASEYKNYYQAATGIAISGPTANTNWYKTILRNAFEQSQNISISGGSEKAMYFFSTSYLNDQGIVFKNNFKRITLRSNIDFNISKYIKTGFQTSYANAINENGFNNLDINENGNIGSAFNDAYRAAPIISPKVGDKYGNVSAFNGQVGNPLLDIENNRVRVAANRIQAAGYLDINPFSFLSYHSSIGTDILFRQARLYDYKFLNDESTFDVAGGNQLNSVSYLSNKNVQNFKWVWDNYFTFSEKFGKHDFKLMVGTTAEKFQETWLSGSRKDVPADSDLWYLYNGLANSSQNDGKGDIWTRNSYMSRLNYSYNDRYMLTATLRRDGSSRFPKKNRWGTFPSVGLAWNINKEGFMKSQHLFDVLRVRASWGVVGNDQISTDAYTNTVIPNLAYPFSGISSGASNGSQINQIKDPNIKWESTAEYDFALEFGMLENKLSGELNYYNKKVDNALINVNIPSTVGDADHQILTNATSIQNTGVEVMLKWKSNVNKNLSYSIGANVTLNKNKVVGLNGGEPIWGGNIGAAQGFTTLTDNSHAIGSFYVLKVLGVFQDDPEILNYKSSDGTIIQPTAKPGGFKYWDKNDDGKIDDKDRDFAGSYQPKAYFGVNINVYYRKWDFSMDIYGNVGNKVYNGKRAIRINGKDNIESALVYNRWNGSQNPSQTQPGANTGNLLASDYFVESGDFYRINNLTVGYTFPDPFLKKLNISSLRVYVTSQNLLTLKKYSGFTSELPGSPLDSGIELSTYPTTRTIALGINLNF